The genomic segment GGACGGCCTGCCGGATGCCTTGCCGCTCGGCGTCACGCAGCGGCTCTCGCTGGCCGTGGCGACGATCCATGCCCCGGAAATATTGATCCTCGACGAGCCGACCTCGGGCGTCGATCCGGTCGCGCGCGATGCGCTGTGGCAGAGCTTCGTCGATCTGTCGCGCCAGGACGGCGTCACCATCTTCATCTCCACACATTTCATGAACGAGGCGGAACGCTGCGATCGCATCTCCCTGATGCATGCGGGCAAGGTGCTCGTCAGCGATACGCCTGCCGCGATCGTGGAAGCGCGTGGCGCGGCAAATCTCGAAGAAGCCTTCATCGGCCACTTGCAGGAAGCGGGCGGCGGCCAGGCTGTCACCGCACCGGCGACGTCCGACGCTGCTCGGTCGCATGCCGGCGCGAATCCCAATGCGAGCACGCGGCGTTTCTTCGACGTCCGGCGCATGATGAGCTACGCCCGACGCGAGACTCTTGAACTGCGTCGTGATCCGATCCGCGCCTCCTTCGCCTTCATCGGCAGCCTTCTTCTGCTTTTCGTGATCGGGTACGGGTTCAGCATGGACGTCGAGAACCTGCCTTATGCGGTTCTTGACCACGATCAGACCACGATCAGCCGGAGCTATGATCTCGATATCGCGGGCTCGCGCTATTTCACGGAACGTCCGCCCATCGCCGATTACGCGGACCTGGATCGCCGCATGCGCAGCGGCGAGCTCAGCCTTGCCATCGAGATTCCGCCGGGCTTTGCGCGCGACGCGGAGCGTGGCCGTCCGGTGCAGATCGGCGCGTGGATCGACGGCGCCATGCCGTCGCGCGCCGAGACCGCGCGCGCCTATGTCGAAGGCGTCCATGCCAACTGGATGGCGCAGGCGATGCGCGAGAAGCTCGGTCCCCGGGCGCTGGCGGGCGACTTCCAGCTTGAAACCCGCTTCCGCTACAATCCGAACGTGGAGAGCCGCAAGGCCATTGTGCCGGCGGTCATCGCCATGCTTCTCCTGCTCATTCCCGCGATGCTCGCGACGCTCAGCATCGTCCGGGAGAAAGACCTCGGCTCGATCGTCAATTTCTACGTCACGCCCGTCTCCCGGCTGGAATTTCTGCTCGGCAAGCAATTGCCCTATGTCGGCCTGGCGATGATGAATCTCGTCACGCTGACGGCGTTCGGCATCTTCGTGCAAGGCGTTCCCTTCACCGGAAACCTTGCCGCCTTCATCGCCGGCGGGCTGTTCTATGTCATCGCGACGACCGCGCTCGGACTGTTCATCTCGAGTTTTATGAACAGCCAGATCGCGGCGATCTTCCTCACCACGCTCGCGACCATGCTGCTGGCGGTCAAGTATTCCGGCATGATCGATCCGGTCGCCTCCATGGAAGGTTCGGCCGTCCTCATCGGCGCGGTCAACCCGGCGACCCACTTCGTCACCATCGCGCGCGGCGCCTTCTCCAAGGCGCTGGGGTTTGCCGAACTCCGGTCATCCCTGGTGCCGCTTTTGGCCGCGGGTCCGGTCCTGATCGGCCTGAGCGTGCTTTTTCTCAAGAAGCAGGCGCGCTGAGCCATGCGTGCCTCGAACATCTGGCGGCTGGGCGTCAAGGAGTTATGGAGCCTCGTTCGCAATCCCGCTCTGCTGGCACTGATTGCCTACGCCTTCTCCTTGCAGATCTACGTCGCGGCGACGGCGGTTCCGCTCTATCTCAACAACGCGCCGATCTCGATCGTCGACGAGGACGTCTCGTCGCTGTCGGCGCGGATCGCGTCGGCCTTTTATCGTCCCTATTTCAGCGCCCCCAAGGTCATTTCGCTCCCGGAAATGAACCAGCGCATGGATGCAGGCATCGACACTTTCGCGCTCGTGATCCCGCCCAATTTCGAACGCGACGTTTTGGCCGGCAGCGAGCCGGCGATCCAGTTCAACGTCGACGCGACCCGCATGACTCAGGCGTTCACCGGCGCCGGCTATGCGCGGGCGATCGTTTCGGCCGAGGTCACCGAATTCGCACGGCACTATCGTGCGGCAGAAGCGGCGCCGGTCGATTTGGTGTTGCGCGCGCGTTTCAACCCTGAGCTCAATGCCGGCTGGTTCAGCGCGATGATGGAAGTCATCAACAACGTCTCGCTCCTGTCGGTCATTCTGGCCGGCGCGGCGCTCATTCGCGAGCGTGAGCGCGGCACGATCGAGCATCTCCTGGTCATGCCGGTGACGCCGATCGAGATCATGCTGGCAAAGATCTGGCCGGTGGCGCTCGCGGTGTTCTTGGCAGCTCTGTTCGCGCTCACCGTCGTGGTACAGACTTGGCTTGCGATTCCGGTTGCCGGCTCGCTGTGGCTGCTCATGCTGGGCCTGGTCTTCGAGCTATTTGCGACCGCGTCGCTGGGCATCCTCCTTGCGACGATCGCGGGATCCATGCCCCAGTTTGGCCTGCTGCTGCTGATGGTGCTGTTTCCGCTGCAGGTCCTCGCCGGCGGATTGACGCCCGCGGAGAGCATGCCAAGTGCTGTCCGCGCGGTCATGATGGCCGCGCCCGACACGCATTTCGTGTCCCTGTCGCAGTCGATCCTGTTCCGGGGCGCGGGACTCAGTGCGGTCTGGCCTCAATTGCTAAACCTATTCGCGATCGGCCTTGCCTTCTTCCTGCTGTCGCTGTGGCGGTTCCGGAAGTCCTTGCGATCCCGTGGACGATAAAAAAGCAGAGCAAACACCATCCAAGGCCCAGCCGACGCACGAACGCAAAAAGCGGCGGATCGCCTTTGCGCTACGCCTTGGCGGCCCCAGAGCCCCGCGAACGCAGCAAGTCCCGTAGCTTCGGAAATTCGGTGCGCACGTGCTCGTCCAGCGCATCCGCGAATTCGGGCGTGAACCAAAAGCGCAAGACCGCATCGAATATGCGGCCCGGACCGCGAAATCCGGCCTCGACCACGTGAGAGATCGCCACGCCGTCCGCTTCGTCTTCGAGGCCCAGGATGAGTCTTCCGGGGAGCCGCACGCCCCTGACGAACTGCCAGGTGATCTCCTTGCCTGGAATCGAGGCGGTCACAACCGCATGGAATTTCAGGCGGAAACGACCGACATATTCATCCATGTAAATCAGGTTGCCGACATCGCCTGCGACCTTGCGCACAGTGTGAAATCGCAAGTGAACCCCGGGCCACCAGGCTTGATAGCTGGCGTCGTCGCAGTTCAGCATGAAGTCGGTCACTTCACGGCTGTTCAAGCCGGGCACTTGTATGTCGGTTTGCAGGCGTATCATCGCGCAGCCCTGAGAAAGCCGTTCGTGCTCGCAATCAATGCGACAGAAAGATCGGAAGCGGCGGCCGCGCGAGCATGCTTTTTGTTGCCCCGCCGAGGATGAAATCTCGAATGCGAGAGTGTCCGTATGCTCCCATAACGAGAAGGTCGGCCTCGCGTGAGGCAACATACGAATCGAGTGTGTCGCCGATGCTTCGACCGGCGGCATTGGTCGTATCCAATGTGACCTCGACACCATGAATCGCCAGATGCTTTGCGAGTTCTGCGCCAGAACGCCTGGTATTGATTGCCTTGTCGCCGGTGACCGTCACGACGTACACCCGTTTGGCCATTGCCAGTATCGGAATTGCGTCGGCAATCGCCCTCGCTGCAGGTCGGCTGAAATCCCAAGCCACCACCGCAGTGTTCAATGTGAGCGCACCGCGATGACTGGCTGGTTTCGGGGTGATAAGTGTAGGGCGTCCCGATCCGAATACGATCTGTTCAACGTACCAATCGCCGACATCGACATAATCACCCTCTCCTACGGGGACGATCGTCAAATCGCGAAGGCGTGCGTGTTCGACCAATACGTCCGCAACTTCTGAGATCAGGCAAGTCTCCGATCGCCGCTCGTGAAATACCTCCCGCTTCTCAGCGGCCTGCTGGAATGTGGTTAAGAGCGCTAGCGCATTCGTCGAACTCTTCCTGCTCTCAGCGGCGGCCAATGCGGGAACATTCAATAGGTTACCGACAACGCTTCCTGGAATTCGAAATTCAACTTCGCAGGCAACGGCCGAAATCTTGGCGCCGATGGCTGCGGCGAAGTCGACGCCTTGGGCAAGCTCCGCGACCGGCGTTGGATCCGGGTAGGTCGTCAGGACCATCAGCAAGTCTTTGAAGGCCATCTGTTCTCCGTTTTCTCCGCGTTGGCTCAGCCAATTGTTATCGCATCTTGCGCTTGCAGGGGTTGATCTCGCTCAACAATCTGGCCGAGAGAACAAACATTAATCTAGCTATTCATTGCACCAAGGATCGCCCGATCCGACCGATTGCCGGTCCGCTCAACCGGAAGAAGAGCGGCGAACATTGCGGTGATCTTGGCATGCGCTGCGGGCGTCAGAACGAAAAGCGTTTCTACCATTGAGGCTATACGAAGATTGGACTATCGCGGCATTTATGCAATCGTGAGAACAGTCCGGTCAGCCCCGTCTCCATCTCGGAGAAATGATGAGGAAGCGGCCAGCACAGGCTGGCAGCGCTCTCCCATCGTCGTCAGTGGCTTGAGGCAAAGAGGTGTGAGATGACCGAAAAACTTCGTCTGGATATTCCGATCCTGCTGCCTGACGTGCCGGACGCCGACGATGCCTGCGTCGCGCGGCTCACCTCGGAGATCGGCGGGCGCGCGGGCGTCGAGGAGGTGCACGTGCGGGGCACCGGCCCGGGCGAGCCGGCCCAGCTTTGCGTGCACTACGACCCGGAGATCATACCACTACCGCGGATCCGCGAGCTCGCGGCGAGCGCCGGTGCCACGATCAGCGAACGGTTCGGCCATCTGCTGTGGCAGGTCGAAGGGATCGCCCACCAGCGCCGGGCACGCACGGTTGCCGATGGTCTGCGTACAGTGCCGGGCGTACTGGAGGCGCAAGCGAGCGCCGGCGGGGTGGTGCGTGTTGAATTTGACCGGAGCCAGGGGTCTGAGAAGGCCGTCCGCGATGCGCTCGCCAAAATGGGTGTCACGGTGCGTGAGCAGGTCGTCGCCCGGGCGCCTGCGCCGGAGCCGCGGCGTTCCGGGAAGGACGAGGCGGCTGACGAGCATGGGGGCCATAATCATGCCGGTCCCGATCATGCCGGCCACGATCACGGCGAAGACAAGGGCGGCAGGGGCGAAAAAGATCACGATCATGCGCATGGGGGCCTTCTCGGGCCCAACACCGAACTGATCTTCTCGCTCACCTGTGGCGCTCTACTTGGCGTTGGCGTCGCGATCGAGAAGCTCCTGCCAACGGCTCCCTCCTGGCTGCCGACCGCCTGCTATATCGCCGCCTATTTCTTCGGCGGGTTCTATACGCTGCGCGAAGCGATCGACAATCTGCGCCTCAGGAAGTTCGAGATCGACACGCTGATGCTGGTCGCGGCGGCGGGCGCCGCGGCGCTTGGCGCCTTTGCGGAAGGCGCGTTGCTGTTGTTCTTGTTCAGCCTCGGCCACGCGCTCGAGCACTATGCGATGGGGCGGGCCAAGCAGGCGATTGAAGCGCTCGCCGAATTGGCTCCTCGGACGGCCACCGTGCGCCGCGACGGCGAGACGCGCGAGGTCCCCGTAGAGGACCTCGTGGTCGGTGACGTGGTTGTCGTGCGTCCGAATGAGCGGCTGCCCGCCGATGGATTTTTGGTCAAGGGCGAGTCGAGCGTCAACCAGGCGCCGGTGACCGGCGAGAGCATCCCGGTCGATAAGCGGCCGGTCGAGGACGTTACGAGGGCGCGTGCCAAGCCCAACGCCGTGGAGGCGTCGTCGCGCGTGTTTGCCGGGACCATTAACGGCGCGGGTGCGATCGAGATCGAGGTGACGCGTCTTTCGACGGAAACCGCGCTCGCCAAGGTCGTGCAGATGGTGAGCGAGGCCGAGACTCAGAAATCACCGACCCAGCGTTTCACCGATAAGTTCGAGCGCATTTTTGTGCCGGCGGTGCTGGCGCTCGCCGTCATTCTGCTGTTCGCCTGGATGGTGATCGATGAGCCGTTCAGCGCCAGCTTTTATCGCGCCATGGCGGTGCTGGTGGCGGCCAGTCCCTGCGCACTGGCGATCGCCACGCCGAGCGCAGTGCTGTCGGGCGTGGCGCGCGCGGCGCGGGGCGGCGTTCTCGTAAAAGGCGGTGCCCCACTGGAAAATCTCGGCTCGCTGAGCGCGATCGCGTTCGACAAGACCGGCACGCTGACGGAGGGCCGTCCGCGCATCACCGACATCGTCCCGGCCGAGGGTGTTTCGGAAGACGAACTGCTTAGGGTCGCCGTGGCCGTCGAGCAACTCAGCGACCATCCGCTTGCGGAGGCGATCGCGCGCGACGGCCGTGAGCGGTTGGGTGGACGCGACGTCGCGGAGGCGCAGGATCTCAAGAGCCTCACCGGACGCGGGGTGACCGCAACGCTGGAGGGCAAACCGGTCTGGATCGGCAAGGCCGAGATGTTCGGCGCCGACGGCATCGCGCCGCTGGGCGAGGCCATGGTAGCGGCCATTGCGAAACTGCGCGACGGCGGCCGCACCACGATGGTCGTGCGCTACGGCGACAAGGAACTAGGTGCGATAGGCTTGATGGATACGCCACGCGCCGCCGCGCGCAAGGCGCTGGCCGAGCTGCACACGCTCGGCATCAAGCGGATGATCATGATCTCCGGCGATCACCAGAAGGTCGCCGACGCTATCGCCAAGGATGTCGGGCTCGACGAGGCCTGGGGCGATCTGATGCCGGAGGACAAGGTTGAGGCGATCAAGAAGCTGAGCGCCGAGCAGAAGGTCGCCATGGTCGGCGACGGCGTGAATGACGCGCCGGCAATGGCGAGCGCCACGGTTGGCATCGCGATGGGCGCGGCCGGCTCCGACGTCGCTCTGGAGACCGCGGACGTCGCGCTGATGGCCGACGATCTCAGTCACCTGCCCTTTGCTGTGGGCCTCAGCCGCCATACCCGCGGGATCATCTTGCAGAACGTGTTCATCAGCCTCGGCGTAGTCGTGCTCCTGGTGCCCGCGACGATCCTGGGGCTCAGCATCGGTGCGGCAGTCGCGGTGCATGAGGGTTCGACGCTCGTGGTCGTCGTCAACGCGCTGCGGCTACTCGCGTATCGCGACAGGAGACAATAGCAGCTCGGCGTATTCCCCACCGGAGGAGCCGCCCGGGCAATATGGGCGGATACGGGAGTCGGCGAAAGATACGAAGGCTATTCCAGCCGTGATGGAACGACTGAGCCTTGGATCTTGTCAGGACATCCCTTACAGTCAGGGATGTCCTGACAGGAGGGCTCATCGTGCGGCGCAAGCTATGCTGTTCATTCTGCGGGAAATCGGAACGCGAGGTCGCTAAGCTGGCCGCGGGGCCGGGCGGCGTCCATATTTGCGACGCTTGCGTCCAAGCGGGCCGACTTTTCATGTCCGGCACTGCTGCACTGCCGCGGGATTTTGATCCGGCGACGTGGCCGACTGATCGTTTCGTCGCGGCCCTTGGACCCCTCCACGCCACAGCAGAGGCGCATCGCGAGCATCTCGCGAAGATCGTCGACACGCTCCGCCATCGAGAGGTAAGCTCGGCAAAGATTGCAGAGCCCCCTCGGCGTGTCCTGCCAAACTGCGTAGGAACGGTTCGGCGGGCAATAGTCGGCTTAGGGAGATTCCGCGAGGGGCGGCGATCAAGGCTCCGCGCGGTACTTGCCCGGATTTCCCGGCCGCCCTCAGCCTTCGGCTGAGCGAACTGTTGGGGATCCACGCATAATTGTGGTTGGAACCCAATGCGAAGATTGCCGTTTTCCTTACTGCCGTGGCTCGTTTCGTTTGTGGTCGGAGGCGGCATGAAAAAAGCTTATTTGCTGTCTCTGACGTCGGGCATAAGCCGCGATGTCAAGCGTCGTACCTTCGGAGCTGCGCAAGAGTCTTTGATTGTACGATACCTAAAGGAGGTGATGATGCGGAAACTTCTCATAATCGGGATCAGCGCGGCCTCGGCGTGCCTCTTGTATTCCAATGCGGCGAGCGCTTTGCCCGGCGCCGCTCCTAAATCTCTGGCGCCGAGTGCGTCCATCGGAGGGGACCTATTCCAACAAGTTCATTCCCGCAAACACCGCCACCGACATCGGCATTACGCATATCGTGGCTACAGGGGATACCCGATCGGCTCTTATCCGTACGCCGCGTACTCCTATCCCGTCTATGTGCCGCTCTATTATGGTCACCATTTAGGTGGCTATTACGGTCACCATTTAGGTGGGCACCTTTCCAGTGGACATAATTTCGGGGGTCATTTGCAGCACCACGGGCATCATTAGCTTTGCCGGCTCGTGCCTTGAGAAGGCGAATCGTCAGACATCGAAAGTCTGGTCGAGCTGATCACCCTCTAATCGTAGTGGCGCTGCGCGCGAACTTGGACAATCCGCAAATCCGCAGGCTCTACTTTTGGCTCGGACGGGCGTGGAAATGTAACGCTGAAAATAATTATAAGCAGGCGCAATCAGCGATTACTGCAAAAAAAGCTGCCCTGTTAGCTGTACCTCTCTCGATCAAAGCGTTTCTGGCAAACTCGCGCGATTCATGGGGTGTCTCTCGCACATCTTTGTAACCGGGCTTATTTCGAAAGGAACCCAAATAACACCGCAGCGTTGTCTATGCCGAATAACGCACATTGGGCGGGTAAATGTCAGACAACAGACCTTCAATTACACGCGAGAAGCTGGCGGCGCTGCTGAACGAAGACTTGGCTCGCGAATACCAAGCGATTATCGCGTACGTTGTCTATTCGCAAGTGCTCAAGGGTGCTGAGTATATGAGCATTGCGGATCAGCTACAAAAGCACGCCGCGGAAGAGCTTAGACACGCGCTGACGATATCTCGGCAAATTGATTATCTCGGCGCTACACCAACGACGATTCCAAAACCCATCGAAGTATCCGATAGCGCGGAGAAGATATTGCGGGCAGATCTTCAGAACGAGATCGACACAATCAAGAACTATCGCGAGCGGATCCGTCAGTGTGAAACATTGGGCGAATTCGCTATCGCGGAGCACATCCGCGAGATCTTGCTCGATGAGCAAGACCATTTGATAGATCTTGCCACCGCTCTGGGCGAAGACGCGCCAGATTTGACCAACTAGCATCGCGTGCGAGGTGCACGCACGCCGAAAGATTTGAGTGCGACATCTGTCCGCCGCCCAATATCTTGGTTATTTCGTTGACGGTTTCTGGCGTGGACGCGCGTCAAAATATTAGCTTTTGCCATCGTTGGGTGTTGAGGGTTGGATCATGCTTTTCAGAGGGGCAAGAGAGCGGAGAGTTGCGAAGGTTACAATGCTGAGGATCAGGGCAATATCATAGAGACCGTAGCCAACAGCTCCCCCGAGCGCCCCTGTTGCCCACAAGCTAGCCGCTGTGGCTGTGCCGGACGTATGATCTCCGCGCTTCAGGATTGCGCCTCCGCCGATGAATCCTATTCCCGTTATTAGACCTTCGAGAATCCGAGCCTGACCCATCGAGGTCTCGCCCAAGACGCGGATCGCGACGAGCACAAAACCGCACGCGGCAATCGCGACGAGCGGAAAGGTTCGCAGACCAGCGCTGCGCTCCTGACTTTCGCGCTCCCATCCAATAGGCAATGCCAAAATGTAGGCGATAGCCAAGTCGACCAAGTGGGAGCCCATTTCCACCCAATTCAAGGCTGCAAATCTCATCGTCATCTCCCAATCGCCAACGGACACCAGAACAATAGTGCTCGTGCACGGGTTCCTGTTACTCTGTGACACGACGAAGAGGTTTTCCGTGCCCAGCCTCTTCCGGCCCCTGTCAATGATTGGCTACCGCTCGGCCAAGAATCCTCTATTCGTTCCGAGCGAACGGAATGTTACAAAATGAATGCGAGATTCTAGCTAAAAAATCCCGGGGTTTGCAATTGACTTTCAATTGCGGAGCCCGTACACTTGGCGGCGGGACCGGTTCTCGGCGGTTGTCAAGATTGGACAGGCGCCTTATTTCATGTTGGCAGACTTTTACTCGTAGGAGGTTGCTGTGGGTTCGCATTTTCTCGACCGTCTGTTTGGCCGGAGGTATGGCGGCGGCCATGGAGGCGGTCATCATGGAGGCGGCCACGGAGACCGGTACGGCCGAGGGCCCGATCGTGGTGCGCCTTGGGGCAATCAGCAGAATCCGGACTGGGATCAATCGCCGCCGCCCGCGCAACAGCGGGTGCTTGTGTGTCCCAGCTGTCGCTCTGACAACGCGCCGGACAGCCGTTTTTGCGCCAATTGTGGCCAGCGCTTCGGATCGTCCGAGGCGGCGTGTTCGAAGTGCAATGCGTCAATTCCAGCCAACTCTAAATTTTGCCGCTCTTGCGGTACGGCGGTGGCCGGAGCAAATCCTGAGGGAAAGTGAGTCCTGTCTTCGCGCCGACGTCCGATCGGTGAACATGTTAGGCTGACGGCTTCGTGCGTTCTCAGGAGAGCGGCGTTATGCCCCGGTTGGGATGAGAGTGATCGTAGAAAAGAATCTGCATCCGTGCCCGAGGCTGTACAAGCAAGAGCTGATGCTTGAGGCGCGCCGTCCCAACGACTGAATGCTAGGCGCAAGAGGGTTATATGGCCGCAGGGGTTTCAGCGAGCGACCCAGTATCTACCGCGACAGCAGCGGGGCGTCATAAGCGCAGGCTGTACATTGCGCTGACCCTCACCACCACTTTTATGGTTGTCGAGGTCATTGGCGGCTTGTGGACCGGCAGCCTCGCTCTCCTCGCTGACGCAGCCCACATGCTCACGGATGCTGGCGGCCTGGCATTGGCTTTGATCGCGATCCGGTTCGCCGAACGGCCGCGGACACCACAGAATACCTTTGGATATG from the Phreatobacter oligotrophus genome contains:
- the rbbA gene encoding ribosome-associated ATPase/putative transporter RbbA gives rise to the protein MISHEQEQRTLEPAVLAARLRGVSHVFKKKRALDDITLDFPTGRMLGLIGPDGVGKSTLLSLIAGARKVQQGYVEALGANMSSARERNGVGPRIAYMPQGLGKNLYPTLSVFENIDFFGRLFGHAKAERERRIHDLLVSTGLGPFRDRAVGKLSGGMKQKLGLCCALIHDPDLLILDEPTTGVDPLARRQFWDLIAGIRAERLEMSVIVATAYMAEAAGFDWLVAMDAGRVLAAGSPAELQAQTRTSSLDAAFIALMPDERRKQHRAVVIPPRPEDNGKEPAIEAEGLTARFGDFTAVDHVSFRIPRGEIFGFLGSNGCGKTTTMKMLAGLLPASGGTARLFGRELDPQDLGTRRRVGYMSQFFSLYSELTVRQNLELHAQLFELPAADIPSRVDAMATRFDLTEIMDGLPDALPLGVTQRLSLAVATIHAPEILILDEPTSGVDPVARDALWQSFVDLSRQDGVTIFISTHFMNEAERCDRISLMHAGKVLVSDTPAAIVEARGAANLEEAFIGHLQEAGGGQAVTAPATSDAARSHAGANPNASTRRFFDVRRMMSYARRETLELRRDPIRASFAFIGSLLLLFVIGYGFSMDVENLPYAVLDHDQTTISRSYDLDIAGSRYFTERPPIADYADLDRRMRSGELSLAIEIPPGFARDAERGRPVQIGAWIDGAMPSRAETARAYVEGVHANWMAQAMREKLGPRALAGDFQLETRFRYNPNVESRKAIVPAVIAMLLLLIPAMLATLSIVREKDLGSIVNFYVTPVSRLEFLLGKQLPYVGLAMMNLVTLTAFGIFVQGVPFTGNLAAFIAGGLFYVIATTALGLFISSFMNSQIAAIFLTTLATMLLAVKYSGMIDPVASMEGSAVLIGAVNPATHFVTIARGAFSKALGFAELRSSLVPLLAAGPVLIGLSVLFLKKQAR
- a CDS encoding ABC transporter permease, coding for MRASNIWRLGVKELWSLVRNPALLALIAYAFSLQIYVAATAVPLYLNNAPISIVDEDVSSLSARIASAFYRPYFSAPKVISLPEMNQRMDAGIDTFALVIPPNFERDVLAGSEPAIQFNVDATRMTQAFTGAGYARAIVSAEVTEFARHYRAAEAAPVDLVLRARFNPELNAGWFSAMMEVINNVSLLSVILAGAALIRERERGTIEHLLVMPVTPIEIMLAKIWPVALAVFLAALFALTVVVQTWLAIPVAGSLWLLMLGLVFELFATASLGILLATIAGSMPQFGLLLLMVLFPLQVLAGGLTPAESMPSAVRAVMMAAPDTHFVSLSQSILFRGAGLSAVWPQLLNLFAIGLAFFLLSLWRFRKSLRSRGR
- a CDS encoding universal stress protein — encoded protein: MAFKDLLMVLTTYPDPTPVAELAQGVDFAAAIGAKISAVACEVEFRIPGSVVGNLLNVPALAAAESRKSSTNALALLTTFQQAAEKREVFHERRSETCLISEVADVLVEHARLRDLTIVPVGEGDYVDVGDWYVEQIVFGSGRPTLITPKPASHRGALTLNTAVVAWDFSRPAARAIADAIPILAMAKRVYVVTVTGDKAINTRRSGAELAKHLAIHGVEVTLDTTNAAGRSIGDTLDSYVASREADLLVMGAYGHSRIRDFILGGATKSMLARPPLPIFLSH
- a CDS encoding heavy metal translocating P-type ATPase, which gives rise to MTEKLRLDIPILLPDVPDADDACVARLTSEIGGRAGVEEVHVRGTGPGEPAQLCVHYDPEIIPLPRIRELAASAGATISERFGHLLWQVEGIAHQRRARTVADGLRTVPGVLEAQASAGGVVRVEFDRSQGSEKAVRDALAKMGVTVREQVVARAPAPEPRRSGKDEAADEHGGHNHAGPDHAGHDHGEDKGGRGEKDHDHAHGGLLGPNTELIFSLTCGALLGVGVAIEKLLPTAPSWLPTACYIAAYFFGGFYTLREAIDNLRLRKFEIDTLMLVAAAGAAALGAFAEGALLLFLFSLGHALEHYAMGRAKQAIEALAELAPRTATVRRDGETREVPVEDLVVGDVVVVRPNERLPADGFLVKGESSVNQAPVTGESIPVDKRPVEDVTRARAKPNAVEASSRVFAGTINGAGAIEIEVTRLSTETALAKVVQMVSEAETQKSPTQRFTDKFERIFVPAVLALAVILLFAWMVIDEPFSASFYRAMAVLVAASPCALAIATPSAVLSGVARAARGGVLVKGGAPLENLGSLSAIAFDKTGTLTEGRPRITDIVPAEGVSEDELLRVAVAVEQLSDHPLAEAIARDGRERLGGRDVAEAQDLKSLTGRGVTATLEGKPVWIGKAEMFGADGIAPLGEAMVAAIAKLRDGGRTTMVVRYGDKELGAIGLMDTPRAAARKALAELHTLGIKRMIMISGDHQKVADAIAKDVGLDEAWGDLMPEDKVEAIKKLSAEQKVAMVGDGVNDAPAMASATVGIAMGAAGSDVALETADVALMADDLSHLPFAVGLSRHTRGIILQNVFISLGVVVLLVPATILGLSIGAAVAVHEGSTLVVVVNALRLLAYRDRRQ
- a CDS encoding ClpX C4-type zinc finger protein; translation: MRRKLCCSFCGKSEREVAKLAAGPGGVHICDACVQAGRLFMSGTAALPRDFDPATWPTDRFVAALGPLHATAEAHREHLAKIVDTLRHREVSSAKIAEPPRRVLPNCVGTVRRAIVGLGRFREGRRSRLRAVLARISRPPSAFG
- a CDS encoding ferritin-like domain-containing protein — translated: MSDNRPSITREKLAALLNEDLAREYQAIIAYVVYSQVLKGAEYMSIADQLQKHAAEELRHALTISRQIDYLGATPTTIPKPIEVSDSAEKILRADLQNEIDTIKNYRERIRQCETLGEFAIAEHIREILLDEQDHLIDLATALGEDAPDLTN
- a CDS encoding MgtC/SapB family protein, producing the protein MTMRFAALNWVEMGSHLVDLAIAYILALPIGWERESQERSAGLRTFPLVAIAACGFVLVAIRVLGETSMGQARILEGLITGIGFIGGGAILKRGDHTSGTATAASLWATGALGGAVGYGLYDIALILSIVTFATLRSLAPLKSMIQPSTPNDGKS
- a CDS encoding zinc-ribbon domain-containing protein — protein: MCPSCRSDNAPDSRFCANCGQRFGSSEAACSKCNASIPANSKFCRSCGTAVAGANPEGK